A genomic segment from Schistocerca piceifrons isolate TAMUIC-IGC-003096 chromosome 4, iqSchPice1.1, whole genome shotgun sequence encodes:
- the LOC124795938 gene encoding putative gustatory receptor 28a, whose product MPSIGIDTIRSCNILQFFTLNQLLRERFKKLNEKLLQVFRILREEELDLKVATSLSNFCDSHTTLRVRKPNARERFLFGNAESTVTSSRRTSSSKLSSHTPVTTANSHTRLIQLRRVHFLLCELSQNVNNLFSIRNLLQLISCFVCGLSYTYTLVVTVMKLKISTSAYGESHLILLCFLVVTVNVWWLGSIAYSSEAVKRESGRTGRLVKKLLLLPVQGDCSCPAELQLFAQQLAGSLVSYTAAGLFSLDLSMVKPAVATAATYLVVMVQFGLSDICTQSNNTSNYLDEATN is encoded by the coding sequence ATGCCATCGATCGGTATAGACACTATCAGAAGTTGTAATATTCTACAGTTTTTCACCCTCAACCAGTTATTACGAGAGAGGTTTAAGAAACTTAATGAGAAGTTGTTACAAGTATTCCGGATATTGAGAGAAGAAGAATTAGATTTAAAAGTGGCTACATCCCTTAGTAATTTCTGCGATTCACACACTACGTTGAGAGTCCGAAAGCCCAACGCAAGAGAACGATTCCTCTTTGGCAATGCAGAGTCTACTGTCACATCGAGCAGAAGAACTAGTAGCAGCAAATTATCATCTCATACACCAGTGACAACAGCGAACAGTCATACACGTTTAATACAATTACGGCGGGTCCACTTCCTTCTCTGTGAACTTAGCCAAAATGTGAACAACCTCTTCAGCATACGAAATCTCCTACAGCTAATTAGCTGCTTTGTGTGTGGCTTGTCATACACATACACACTTGTGGTGACCGTTATGAAATTAAAGATATCAACGTCGGCATACGGAGAATCTCACCTTATACTGTTGTGCTTTTTAGTGGTTACAGTCAATGTCTGGTGGCTTGGCAGCATTGCCTACAGCAGTGAGGCGGTAAAACGAGAATCTGGCCGCACGGGCCGTCTGGTGAAGAAGCTGCTGCTGTTGCCAGTACAAGGCGACTGCAGCTGTCCTGCAGAACTTCAGCTGTTTGCCCAGCAGCTGGCTGGGAGTCTGGTCAGCTACACTGCAGCAGGGCTCTTCTCTCTGGACCTGTCCATGGTGAAGCCAGCCGTGGCCACCGCCGCCACTTATCTGGTCGTTATGGTCCAGTTTGGATTGTCTGATATCTGCACGCAGTCAAACAACACCAGTAACTATCTTGATGAAGCTACTAATTAA